The genomic window GCATTCACACCAGATGCTTTTAAATAAAGGTAACCACATAAAACTATTAGATAAGTTCCTCGGAGATGATTCCCAGGAGATCAGGTCTAAGCTAGAAGAGACAGTTGACAGACACGGAAAAATAAACAGAAAAATTTCAGAAATTGAAGAGATAAAAAAAGAGATACAAGAGAAGAAAGACTTTTATGAATTTCAGCTGAGTGAGATAAACTCTCTATCCATGAATCCAGGAGAGGACGAAGAACTAGAAGATGAGTATAAGAAACTTTTTAATTCTGGTAAAATAAAAGAAAACCTCATAAACTCCTACACCCTCTTAAAGGATGGAGAGCACAATGCTATGTCCTTTATCTATAACTCTAAAAAGTTCCTGGAATCTGTTTCCAAATACGGGAAAGAGTTTGAAGAAGCACAGGAAAAGTTAGAAAAAATATATTATGACCTAGAAGATGTAGTCTATATAATAGAGAATCTAGAAGAAGATACAGACACCGATGAGTTTAGGCTGAATGAACTTGTAGACAGGTTGGACAAGATAAATTCTTTGAAAAAAAAGTATGGATTTACGATAGAAGAGATCCTAGACTATGGAGATGATCTTCAGAAAAAACTTGATACTCTCCATGAGAGTAACTTTGAAGAGAAAAAGCTCATAAAAGAGCGGAATGAATTGGCTGCAGTGTATGATGAATATGCTAGAAAACTAAGTGAGTCCAGAAAAGAAAGTGCCTCACTTATAGAAAGCAGAATGGAGAATGAGCTGAAATACCTGAACATGAAGGACAGTACGTTTGAAATATCCTTCGGAAGTATAGAAGGGATGGGAAGAAACGGTTCTGATCAGGTGGAGTTTCTCATCACCACCAACAAGGGGCAAAGCCCAAAACCTCTCTCTAAAATAGCATCAGGAGGGGAAGTAAGCCGTATAATGCTGGCATTGAAATCTATATTCTCAGTGGTGGATAATGTTCCTATCCTTGTGTTTGATGAGATAGATACAGGTGTAGGGGGAGAAACTGTGAGGAAAATTGCCAGTAAGCTGAAAGATATTGGTGGAAATTCACAGGTAGTGTGTATAACCCACTCTCCTGCAATAGCGTCTAAGGCCAGCCAGCAGTTTTACATAGAGAAAAAAACTCTCGAGGAGAAGACCGTAACCACTGTAAGGGAGCTCGATTATCAAGGGCGTATAGAGGAGATAGGAAGAATGCTGGCAGGAGAAAACATAACAGAGGCAGTTTTAAAGCACGCCAAAGAAATTTTAGATGAAATTTAGGTGGTCATTATGAGGGAGCTATTAACAGAATTTATAGAGTTCATAAAGGAAAAAAAAGGATTTTCTGAGAGCAGTATAGAGGCTTACAAAAAGGACCTCGAGGATTTTACGGTTTTTTTGATGGGAAAAGACTATATATCGGTAGAGGATTTTGATGTGATGTCCTTTATAGAGAACATGAAAAAAGAGTATTCTGAAAATAGTATTTACAGAAAACTTGTTTCCCTAAGGGCATTTTATAAGTATTTGTATAAAAAAGGTCTTGTTGAAAAAATACCAACAGAAGGGCTGAAACCTGTGAAGCCAACGATACAAATGCCTGAAACCTTAGAGTGGGAAGAGGTAAAGAGGATAATGGACCAGTGTGGAAATCATGCTAAGGGTAAAAGAGATAAATTGGTCATAGAACTACTCCTTCAGAGCGGTCTGCTCATATCAGAGGTTTTGGAAATAAAAATAAGTGACCTTCAGGCAACTGACTATAAGAAGATAAAGTATGTAAAGAACAACAGGCTTCATTTTGTAGAGATGGGATCTGAGCTTTCTGAAAAAATCAGGTCATTTGTTGAGGAAGATGGTAAAGAGCTTATAAAAGATGGTTATGACTTCCTTTTTTATGGAGTTACCAGACAGAATTTCGGTGCGAGATTTAAGAAATATGGTCAAAAGGCCGGGATAGATCAAAATGTATATCCAAATATGCTGAGAAATACCCTTGCAAAAAAATACCTAGATAGCGGAATAGATGAGGTCAAAGATAAAATGCACCTCGAAAAGCTAGAGGGAACCGGGGTGTACATCACAAGAAATCTAGATAAAATAAGAGAACTGTATATGGAAATCGCAATAGGCGATAAATAGGAAGGAATGATATATGAAATCTGGATTTATAGCAGTAGTAGGAAGACCCAATGTAGGTAAGTCTACATTGACGAATAAACTGGTGAACGAAAAAGTAGCCATAGTATCTGATAAGGCTGGGACAACGAGGGACTCCATAAAGGGGATATTAAACCATGGTGGAAATCAGTATATATTTATTGATACCCCGGGAATACATAAGCCTAAGCATCTTCTAGGGGAGCATATGACCAATGTGGCTGTGAGATCCCTAAGAGAAGTAGAGGTTATAATGTTTGTCCTAGACGGAAGTCAGGAGATAAGCACAGGGGATAAATATGTAATGGACAGAATCCTAGAAGCTGAGAAAACTCCAAGGGTACTTATTATCAATAAAATTGATAAAATGAATGATGAAGAGATAAAATCGAAAAAGGCTGAGATAGAGGAAAAACTCGGGACCTTTGATAAGATAGTAGAGCTTTCTGCAGAGTATTCAATAGGGATGTACAAGGTCATAGAGGCTATAGATCCTTTTCTAGAAGAGGGAGTAATGTATTATCCCGAGGATATGTACACCGATATGCCGACTTATAAGGTTATATGTGAGATAGTTAGGGAAAAAATACTGACTAGAACAAGGGATGAGATACCTCACTCAATAGCAATAGAGATAACAAATGTAGAGAGAAGACCGAATGGGAAAGATAAATATGACATAAATATCTATGTAGAGAGAAACTCTCAAAAGGGAATAATAATAGGAAACAGGGGAGAGATGCTAAAAGAGGTGGGGACAGAAGCTAGAAAAGATATAGAAGAGCTTCTAGGGAAAAAGATCTATCTCAATCTCTGGGTAAAAGTGAAAGAAAAATGGAGAAAGAAAAAGCCTTTCCTTAAAGAGATGGGTTATTATATAGACGAGGAATAAAATAGGGGGTCGCAGTCATGAAATACAGAGCCGTGGTGCTAGACGTGGACGGGACACTTCTTAATTCGAAGCTTGAAATAGAGCTGGAAACATTGGAAGTATTGAAAAAGTTCAGAAGTATAGGGGGTAAGGTTTATTTAGCTACAGGAAGAACCTATCTTTCCGTGAAACCTTATTATGATATACTTGGTTTAGATACGCCTGTCATAGCTTACAACGGTGCTAAGGTTGTTTCTAATTTTGGGGAAACTATCCTTGAGTATCCTATAGAGGGAGATTTAGTAAAATATTTCATTGATCTCTCTAGAAGGACTGAAACTCATCTAAACCTTTATCAAAATGAAAAATGGCTTGTTGAAGATCCTTTTAACAATGAAAGTGAAATTTACGAGGGGATATCTGGATTAAGTCCCGAAGAGTCTGATTTTGAAAACCTAGAAGAATATTTTTCAAACAAGGCTTTATTTATAGCCGAAAAGGAAAAATTAGATAAACTCAAGGAAGAGATAATAATAGATTTAGACAACAGGGTGCACGTGACAGCCTCAAAACCTTTTTTTCTTGAAGTTATGAAAAAAGGGGTCAATAAGGGCGAAACCCTAAAAAAAATAATGGAGTCAGAGGGATTGGATCTAGAGGAAGTCATTGCCTTTGGAGACGGATTAAATGATTTAGAAATGATAAGAGCAGCCGGTCTTGGAGTGGCTATGGGAAATTCCTATGAGGAGCTTAAGGAGGCTGCTGATCTTATTACTGTAGATAATGATTCTAACGGAATAGCACAAGTGATGACAGATCTTTTTAATAAAAGAAGTCTTGTAGGTTTATAAAAAAATAAAAATGAGCGGTGTAGATAATTCTAAACTGCTCATTTTTATTTTACTAGAAGCTTTTGAAGTTTGTAAAAAAACATATTTTTTGATATAATGTAGTCTAGCCAAAATCATAGAAAGGAAGTTTTATGTTTGAGAAGTTAAAAGGAAATATAGAAAGAAAAAAAAACGGCATAAAAGTAGAAAAGGTATATTTTAAACTTTCCTTTGATGAAAAAGGAGCTTATGTAGATACAGTAGATGAAGACGGGGAAATACTTTGTGAAGTTGAATCCCTGCAATATGACAGGAATACTAGAGAGGTCCTGAAAAGCATTGATCATATAAGGGAAAACAGTTTGTTTTTAATATCATGGGACAGTTGCGGAGAGAGGGTATACCTCAGTGAGCATCCTCACCTTATTGAACTTCTGAAAAAGAGCAGATATTTCGTAGATGAAAATTTTGAAAATATAGAGTGGAGCCATGAAGAGAGTAACTTAACTTTAAAGATAGAAAGCCCGGAGGAGGAAAGTAAAAAACTTAATTCTTTCTTACTTCTGAAGGGGAAATATAAAGATTTTAAGTTTATAAACGAAAAAACAGTCATCCATAAGAGGAAGATATATAATATAGCCGATATAGGGGAAAGTTTTGTAAGTGCTATGGAGGTAAATTCCCAGTTTCCTAAGGGTGATATTGAAAACTTTCTTACGGTTACTATGTCTTATTTTGACAACCTAGAGATAGATTATCAAGACTATACAGTAGGAATAGGAGAAGAGAAAAAACTCCAGCCACAGATAATAATAGAGAAAATATCTAGGGACAACAGTCTCTATCTCAAGGTGGGGATGACTGTCTCTACCATGAATTATGATTTTTTGAGTGAGTACAATATAAATACTGTTGCCATCGTAAATCATATGGAGAAAAAAATACTTCTTTGTGATATAGAGCTGAGGAATATAGGGGAAGCTATAGAGGAAGTAGTAAAGGTCCTGACAAAGCATCAGAGGAAGCTTAAGCTAAGAGAGGGGTATTACCTAGATGGAAATCTCATAATAATGCAGGAAAAACTTGCCAAGGAATTTGTGACCAAAGAACTTTTGCAGATGGTGGGTAAATACAAAATAGTAGGTACCGATAAACTTAAAAAATATAGAATAAGGACCGTGAAGCCAAAACTAGTGGCCAATCTCCAACATTCCATAGATTTCCTTGAAGGGGATGTAGAGTTAGAGATTGAGGGGGAAAAATTTACAATATTTGATGTTTTAAAGGCTTATAAAAAAGATTCTTATATAGTCTTAAGTGATGGAACCAACGCCCTTATAAATAAAAAATATATCGAAAAATTAGAGAGGATTTTTAAGAGGAAGGACGAAAAAGCTAAGGTTTCTTTTTTTGATCTTCCTCTAGTGGAGGAGCTTATAGAGGATAAACTTTTTTCAGGAGAGATGAAAAAAAGTAAAGAACTTTTTATGGGGTTTAATAACATAAAGGATTATCCTGTACCTGTACCTCCAATAAAAGCAATCTTGAGAGAGTATCAGGATTATGGGTACAGATGGCTGAGCTATCTTGTGGACAATAAGATAGGAGGATGTCTTGCTGATGATATGGGTCTTGGTAAAACACTTCAGGCAATAGCGCTTCTTTCTAGAATATATGAAAATCCAATAAAACCAAGTCTTGTAGCTATGCCTAAAAGTCTTATTTATAACTGGGAAAATGAGATAAAAAAGTTTAATCCCAATCTAAATGTAAAAATATACTATGGAAACAACAGAGATGTCAACGATATCAAAGAATCACAAATAATACTTACAACCTATGGGACAGTTAGAAATGATATAAAGATATTAAAAGAGATGGAGTTTGAAATGGTAATTCTAGATGAGTCTCAAAATATAAAGAACATAAATTCCCAGACAACCAAGGCAGTTATGCTTCTTAATTCTGCAAACAGGATAGCTCTTTCTGGGACCCCTGTAGAAAACAATCTCGGAGAGCTGTACTCGCTTTTCAGATTTTTAAACCCTACTATGTTTGGGAGTATAGATGAGTTTAACTCTTTTTACGCCAATCCCATACAGAGAGACAACGATATGGAGGTCGTAGAAGAGCTTAAGAAGAAAATATACCCGTTTATACTGAGAAGAACTAAAAAAGAGGTCCTAAAAGACCTTCCTGATAAAATAGAAAAAGTACATTTTGTAGAGATGAATGAAGAGCAAAAGAAGATCTATGATGAAAGAAGACTTTTTTATTATGATCTTATACACAATCAGATAAAAGAGCACGGTATAGGGAAGAGCCAGATATTCATTTTACAGGCTCTGAATGAACTCAGGCAGCTTGCAAGCTGTCCAGAGATGAAAACTGAGGGGCTTGTATCATCTACAAAAAGAGAGGTTCTTATAGAGAGTATAAGAGAGGCTGTGGATAACGGGCATAAAATACTCGTGTTTACAAATTTTATAAGATCAATAGAAAATATATGTGAAGACCTTGAAAAACATAATATAGAGCATCTCTATATGACTGGAGCCACAAAGGACAGACAGTCTTTGGTGGAGAAATTCCAGAGTAATAAAAAATGCAAAGTTTTTGTAATGACTCTGAAAACAGGAGGAGTTGGTTTAAACTTAACAGCAGCAGATACAATATTTATATATGACCCTTGGTGGAATAAGACGGCGGAAGATCAGGCTGTGGATAGGTCTCACAGAATGGGTCAGGACAGAACCGTATTCTCTTATAAACTAATAACCAAAGGAACCATAGAAGAAAAAATACTGAAGCTGCAGGAGGAGAAAAGCCGACTTTTTGAAAAGCTAATATCTAGTGACAGTGCCTCAGTAAAATCTCTTACTGAAAAGGATATTGAATATATCCTGAGTGAGTAGGGGAAATCATGTTATTTTGTTATATTTTGAATGAAAACTTTAAGCAAGTTTGAAATTCTGTGATGGGAGATAAACTATGGCTATAAGCAAAGAAAAATTTATGCACGCAATAAACGAGTTTTATTCTCAGGAAACACTTTTTAAACTTTATAATAGGTACTTTATAGATTGGATTGCAGAAGGCTATATAGGAAGCAGTCTGGGATTATTCGAAATATCATTGATATCTGAAAATTCAAACAAGCAGACTTTTTTGGATCTAATGGAGCAGGCATTTACAAAGGAAGAAGTCTTTACAAAAATAATGGCTACCCTCAATGATGATGTAAGGGAGATTTTTGAATATATAGCCTGGAACGGGAAATATCCAGTTGAAAATAAAGATAATTACACTGTGTCTGAAGAGGGATATAATATTTTTAAAGAGCTTAAGGATGAATACCTTTTTTTTCGATATGCAGAGGACGGTAAAAAGAACGGATATCTGTATATAAATAATGATATAGTTAGAATGATAAGGAAGGTTCTTCCTAAACCAAAGGATTACTATATTCATGGGGCAAAGGATATAGAGGCTACATTCAAAAAGAACAGTGAGAAAGAGATGGCTTATAAACTCTCGCTTTACTACAGCTTTTATAAACAGGGAAATGTAACTCTTTCCTCAAGCGGAAAAGTTCTTAAAGAGTCTAAAAGAAATATGAACAAGTACTGTGATATAGAGGAGTTTTACTCTGATAGTAAAGACCTAGATTATCTAAAAACGGAAACAATAGGTTTGTTTTTCTTTCTTTTGAAGGAAAAATATTTAGAGAATGAAAGTTTTGAAATAAGTAATTTTAAAAAGATAATTATGGATTTTCTATCTGGAGTCAGTGTGAAAGATGAAGGGTACCATTACACAGGTCTTTACTTGAATTATCTAAAGGGTTTAAGAAACATCTGGAAAAAAGAGGAGAACATAAAAAGAGCTCTCCAAACTATAAAAAAAGTCTTGGATGAACTCCCTGATAATGGAATAGTGAGTGTGGAAAATATAGTAAAATACATAACATACAGGGATGAATTTATAGAAATAATAGATCCACAGGATGTATATGATTATGTATATATAAACGAAGCAAATTATGGGAGAACCAAAATAGTAAATTATGAAGGGTATCATAACTACGTGATAGTTCCTTTTGTGAAGTCAGTACTATTTATACTCTCTTCTCTAGGTGTTCTAGAGGCTCACTACGATCTGCCTTCTTCTAGTAACGGCCTCTATATGAAAAACGGATATCTTAGTAAGTATGATGGATTGAAATACGTAAAACTAACAGAACTTGGAAGATATGTCCTAGGAAGAATTGATGACTATGATTTTGGTGATGCCAAGGAAAAGGCGGAAATTCTACTAGATGATGATAGACTCATTATGAGTGTCATAGGTGAGGCTCCTGTAAAGATTATGTTTCTTGAAAAGGTAGCTAACAGAATAGGACCAAACAAATTTAAGTTTACAAGTGAGGCTTTTTTAAAGGGAATAGAAAATATAGGGGAACTAAAGGGAAGAATTAAAGAGTTCCATAAAAAAATATCCTATGAAATTCCAGAAATATGGAATGGATTTTTTGAAAGTCTTCTGAAAAAGGCTAACTCAATACAACAGGTCGAGAATATTGTAGTTTTGAAGTTGGAAAAAGATAAAGAACTTGTAAATCTTATGGGAAGAGATGAAGAGTTGAAAAAAATGATTCTGAAGGCTGAGGATTTTCACATACTTTTAAAAGAGGAAAACAGACAGCGAGTTTTAGAGATATTAAAAAGCCATGGATATTTTGTGGAGATATAAAATCGGGAAGATATTCATAAACAGGCCGCCAATTATAAGGCGGTCTTTGTTTTTTTATGTTTTTAATTTTTATGGGAGTTCTTTTTTGGGGTAACTATGTAGTGCAAAAAAAATATATATGATGTATAATCTAACTGAAAAATATAGGAGAGGATGCATATGAAGAACAATTTTGTACATCTGCATTTACATACTGAATACAGTCTCCTTGATGGAGTGGGGAAGATAGATGAGTACCTAGATAGGGCCAAAACACTTGGGATGAAGGCCATGGCTATCACTGATCACGGAAATATGTTTGGTGCCGTGGAGTTTTATAAAAAAGCACTGTCAAAGGGGATAAAACCCATTGTAGGGATGGAAGCTTATCTTTCAGAATTTGGCATGGAAGAAAAAAATGGGAGAAACTTTCACCTGATACTTCTGGCCAAGAATGAGGTTGGATATAAAAATCTAATGAAGCTCTCATCTGAGGCCTATCTCAGAGGGTTTTATTACAGACCTCGTATAGACAAGGAGATACTAAAGAACCACAGTGAAGGTCTAATAGCCCTTTCTGCATGCATGCAAGGTGAACTGTCTAAAAGAATATCAGACGGGGAAAGCAGTGGAAATTTAGGCAAGATAATAGAAGAATACATTGAAATTTTTGGTAGGGAGGATTTTTATGTAGAACTTCAATCTAACGGAATAGAAGAGCAGCAGAAGTTAAACGATGATCTCTATGAACTCGCCCAAATCCATAGTCTGAAGGTGGTGGCTACCAATGATACTCACTATGTGTATTATGGAGACCATGCTCTTCAGGATATTCTCATATGTGTTCAGACAGGGAGTAAACTTTCAGACGAAAAAAGAATGAAGATAGAAACAGATCAGCTTTTCCTTAAAAGCAGGGAGCAGATGCTAGAAGACCTCGGGAAATATGACGGGGCTGTAGATAATACGGTGGAGATAGCAGGTAAGTGTAACCTTGAGTTAGAATTTGGAGTTCTCAAATTCCCAGAATACAATATCCCGACCTGTGTCAGCAGTATAGGGGGATTTTTAAGAAAATTAGTCTATCAGGGATTGAAAAAAAGATATGAGAATACTCTTGAAAAAGACGTTGTAGAAAGAGTAGAGTACGAGCTAGATGTTATAAACAGGATGGAATATGCCGGCTACTTTGTTATAGTTTGGGATTTTATAGATTATGCAAAAAAGAACAGGATACCGGTGGGCCCTGGAAGAGGTTCTGCTGCCGGAAGTATGGTGGCCTATGCCCTAGGAATAACAGAACTTGATCCCATGAAATATAACCTTATCTTCGAAAGATTTTTGAATCCTGAAAGAATATCCATGCCAGACATAGATATAGATATATGTCAGGAAAGAAGGCAGGAAGTAATAGATTATGTTGGAGATAAATATGGAAGAGACAGGGTCGCTCAGATAATAACATTTGGAACAATGAAAGCCAGGGCCGCCATAAGGGATGTGGGGAGAGCCATGAATGTCTCCCTATCTAAGGTGGATAAAATAGCCAAACTAATTCCGGCCTTTTTTAGCCTTGATCATGCCCTTAAAGAAGTAGAGGAATTAAGAGCGATATATGAGACGGACAGTGAGTCTCAGGAGCTGATAGAATATTCTAAGAGGCTTGAAAATACAGTGAGACACGCCTCTATACATGCAGCTGGGGTAGTAATAACAAAAGATCCCCTTACAGAGGTTGTCCCTCTTTACAGTGACACCAAAACCAAAGTGGTGTCTACCCAGTACCAGATGAAAGAATTAGAGGAGTTAGGACTCCTCAAAATGGATTTTCTGGGGCTAAGGAATCTGACAATACTTCAGAGAACATTAGACTACATAAGAGAGGATACCCACGAAGAGATCGAGCTAAATGAAATACCTCTAGACACTGAAGGGGTATATAAACTCCTTCAGAAGGGTGACACTCTAGGGGTATTTCAGCTAGAATCCCACGGTATAAGAAAACTTCTTATGAAATTGAAACCTGACAGATTTGAGGATATAATCGCCGTACTTGCCCTTTACAGGCCGGGACCTCTAGGATCAGGAATGGTAGATGATTATATAGAGGTGAAAAACGGAAGGGCAGCAATAAGGTATCCCCACAAGTCCCTTGAAGATGTACTAAAAGAAACCTACGGAGTGATACTTTATCAGGAACAGGTAATGAAGATAGCAAACATAATGGCTGACTATACATTAGGAGAAGCGGACTTGCTGAGACGGGCCATGGGTAAAAAAAATATGGCTATAATGGAAGAAAACCGTAATAAATTTGTGGAGAGGGCTGTGAAAAAAGGCTACTCAGAGGATAAAGCCACAGAGATATTTGACCTTATTGATAAGTTTGCAGGCTACGGATTCAATAAGTCCCACTCGGCTGCCTATGCACTGGTTGCTTATTGGACGGCATATTTTAAAGTATGCTATCCAAAACATTACTATGCGGCCCTTATGACTTCTGAGAGAAATAATATAGAAAAGTTGGCTGTGTATGTGGAAGATGCCAAGGAACACGGTATAAAGGTTGCACTTCCTAACATAAACAGAATAAGCAGCAGGTTTATAGTTGATGGAGATTTTGTCAGATTTGGGATGTCTGCCATAAAAAATATAGGCGAAACTCTCATAGAAAGAATAAAGAGTGAACATACGAAAAACGGGGATTACACCACCTTTGAAAATTTTGTTACAAGAACCAAAAAAGAGGGTGTTAATAAAAAAGCCCTAGAAGCTCTCATACTCTCAGGGGCACTTGATTCCATCCCTGGAAACAGAAGGCAGAAGTACGAAAGTATGGAAAAAGCCTTAAATTATGCAACTAAGGTAATGAAAGAGGATGATATACAACAGATGAATCTTTTTGGAGAAGCTAGGGCAACTATTGAGAAATTTCAGATGCCATCTGTCGACGAATATAAGATGGAAAATCTTCTCACAGGAGAAAAGGAATTTCTCGGGTTTTATTTTACAGGACACCCACTTGATAAGTACCGTCAGATGTTAAAGGCATACAGACTTACAGAGATAAAAGATATAGTCAGTGATATGCCACTCCACATAAAAACCTATGGTATGGTAAGGAATCTAAAGAAAGTAATAACAAAAAAAAGCGGACAAGTGATGGGAGTTTTTGACTTAGAAGATTATTGTGGTAAAATAGGAGCAGTTGTCTTTCCTAGAGACTACCAAAAGATGGGACATTATCTGTTAGACGGTGCACCTTTGTATATAGAAGGGGTAGTCCAGACAGATCACTTTGGCGGCCACGAGGAAAAAAAGATAATAATAAGAGAGCTAAGACCCTTAGACGAAATAGGAGAGGTGGCTAGGTTCAAAGTTTACATCCTAATAAATCAAGAAGACAAGCCAAAACTTCCTGCCCTTAAGGCTATAATCTCAAAGCACCGAGGGGACCACAGAATATATTTGGCTCTTAGGGAAAAAGATGAAAAAAAGACGGTGGAACTGTCTGAAAAGTACCGTGTAACTCCCTCTAAATATTTTATAGGTGAGGTAGTAGAACTCTTAGGAATTGAAAATATAGTCATAAAGTAGTAAATGAGTTAAGATTACGTATGTAATAATTTCTTGAAACAGTATTTTATTTGTGATAAAATGAAACGTAAAACAGATATATAGGAGGCCCTTTTTTATGAAGCATGATATAAATAATGTAGAAGATTTAATGAAGATATTAAATAATACGAATCTTACGGAAATATCTTTTGAAAGTGAAGAACTAAAAGTAACTATTAAAAGACCAAAACTTGTTGCAGCAGCACCTCAGCAAGTTGAAGTACAAGAGAGTAATACCGAGGTAAAAGAAATCAAAAAAATTAAGGAAATAAAATCTTATAATGTGGGACAGTTTACTTATCACAGTAAGAACGGAAAGACCATGATAAAAGTGGGAGACAAGATAAAAGAGGGGCAGGAGATAGGTTATATCCATACCATCGGTGTAAACAGTCCGGTGACAAGTCCTTACTCTGGTACTGTAAAGGAGATACTTGTAGAGGAAGAAAGCCTAGCAGATTATGGAAAGAATCTGGTATTAGTAGAATTAGACTAATAAAAAGTTGATTTAGGAGGATAATGATGTTCAATAAGATTTTGATCGCCAATAGAGGA from uncultured Ilyobacter sp. includes these protein-coding regions:
- the era gene encoding GTPase Era; the protein is MKSGFIAVVGRPNVGKSTLTNKLVNEKVAIVSDKAGTTRDSIKGILNHGGNQYIFIDTPGIHKPKHLLGEHMTNVAVRSLREVEVIMFVLDGSQEISTGDKYVMDRILEAEKTPRVLIINKIDKMNDEEIKSKKAEIEEKLGTFDKIVELSAEYSIGMYKVIEAIDPFLEEGVMYYPEDMYTDMPTYKVICEIVREKILTRTRDEIPHSIAIEITNVERRPNGKDKYDINIYVERNSQKGIIIGNRGEMLKEVGTEARKDIEELLGKKIYLNLWVKVKEKWRKKKPFLKEMGYYIDEE
- a CDS encoding DEAD/DEAH box helicase — protein: MFEKLKGNIERKKNGIKVEKVYFKLSFDEKGAYVDTVDEDGEILCEVESLQYDRNTREVLKSIDHIRENSLFLISWDSCGERVYLSEHPHLIELLKKSRYFVDENFENIEWSHEESNLTLKIESPEEESKKLNSFLLLKGKYKDFKFINEKTVIHKRKIYNIADIGESFVSAMEVNSQFPKGDIENFLTVTMSYFDNLEIDYQDYTVGIGEEKKLQPQIIIEKISRDNSLYLKVGMTVSTMNYDFLSEYNINTVAIVNHMEKKILLCDIELRNIGEAIEEVVKVLTKHQRKLKLREGYYLDGNLIIMQEKLAKEFVTKELLQMVGKYKIVGTDKLKKYRIRTVKPKLVANLQHSIDFLEGDVELEIEGEKFTIFDVLKAYKKDSYIVLSDGTNALINKKYIEKLERIFKRKDEKAKVSFFDLPLVEELIEDKLFSGEMKKSKELFMGFNNIKDYPVPVPPIKAILREYQDYGYRWLSYLVDNKIGGCLADDMGLGKTLQAIALLSRIYENPIKPSLVAMPKSLIYNWENEIKKFNPNLNVKIYYGNNRDVNDIKESQIILTTYGTVRNDIKILKEMEFEMVILDESQNIKNINSQTTKAVMLLNSANRIALSGTPVENNLGELYSLFRFLNPTMFGSIDEFNSFYANPIQRDNDMEVVEELKKKIYPFILRRTKKEVLKDLPDKIEKVHFVEMNEEQKKIYDERRLFYYDLIHNQIKEHGIGKSQIFILQALNELRQLASCPEMKTEGLVSSTKREVLIESIREAVDNGHKILVFTNFIRSIENICEDLEKHNIEHLYMTGATKDRQSLVEKFQSNKKCKVFVMTLKTGGVGLNLTAADTIFIYDPWWNKTAEDQAVDRSHRMGQDRTVFSYKLITKGTIEEKILKLQEEKSRLFEKLISSDSASVKSLTEKDIEYILSE
- the recN gene encoding DNA repair protein RecN, producing MLRELRIENLAIIEELELEFGAGLITLTGETGAGKSIILSGINLLIGEKANIEMLRDGEEYLMAEGIFETSDYQTEELKELGIEVEEGELIVRRELDKNGRGKAFVNGKRVPVSSLKQIMGTLVDLVGQHSHQMLLNKGNHIKLLDKFLGDDSQEIRSKLEETVDRHGKINRKISEIEEIKKEIQEKKDFYEFQLSEINSLSMNPGEDEELEDEYKKLFNSGKIKENLINSYTLLKDGEHNAMSFIYNSKKFLESVSKYGKEFEEAQEKLEKIYYDLEDVVYIIENLEEDTDTDEFRLNELVDRLDKINSLKKKYGFTIEEILDYGDDLQKKLDTLHESNFEEKKLIKERNELAAVYDEYARKLSESRKESASLIESRMENELKYLNMKDSTFEISFGSIEGMGRNGSDQVEFLITTNKGQSPKPLSKIASGGEVSRIMLALKSIFSVVDNVPILVFDEIDTGVGGETVRKIASKLKDIGGNSQVVCITHSPAIASKASQQFYIEKKTLEEKTVTTVRELDYQGRIEEIGRMLAGENITEAVLKHAKEILDEI
- a CDS encoding tyrosine-type recombinase/integrase, with protein sequence MRELLTEFIEFIKEKKGFSESSIEAYKKDLEDFTVFLMGKDYISVEDFDVMSFIENMKKEYSENSIYRKLVSLRAFYKYLYKKGLVEKIPTEGLKPVKPTIQMPETLEWEEVKRIMDQCGNHAKGKRDKLVIELLLQSGLLISEVLEIKISDLQATDYKKIKYVKNNRLHFVEMGSELSEKIRSFVEEDGKELIKDGYDFLFYGVTRQNFGARFKKYGQKAGIDQNVYPNMLRNTLAKKYLDSGIDEVKDKMHLEKLEGTGVYITRNLDKIRELYMEIAIGDK
- a CDS encoding Cof-type HAD-IIB family hydrolase → MKYRAVVLDVDGTLLNSKLEIELETLEVLKKFRSIGGKVYLATGRTYLSVKPYYDILGLDTPVIAYNGAKVVSNFGETILEYPIEGDLVKYFIDLSRRTETHLNLYQNEKWLVEDPFNNESEIYEGISGLSPEESDFENLEEYFSNKALFIAEKEKLDKLKEEIIIDLDNRVHVTASKPFFLEVMKKGVNKGETLKKIMESEGLDLEEVIAFGDGLNDLEMIRAAGLGVAMGNSYEELKEAADLITVDNDSNGIAQVMTDLFNKRSLVGL